A region of Arabidopsis thaliana chromosome 5, partial sequence DNA encodes the following proteins:
- a CDS encoding HXXXD-type acyl-transferase family protein (HXXXD-type acyl-transferase family protein; FUNCTIONS IN: transferase activity, transferring acyl groups other than amino-acyl groups, transferase activity; INVOLVED IN: biological_process unknown; LOCATED IN: cellular_component unknown; EXPRESSED IN: 22 plant structures; EXPRESSED DURING: 13 growth stages; CONTAINS InterPro DOMAIN/s: Transferase (InterPro:IPR003480); BEST Arabidopsis thaliana protein match is: HXXXD-type acyl-transferase family protein (TAIR:AT3G50280.1); Has 1807 Blast hits to 1807 proteins in 277 species: Archae - 0; Bacteria - 0; Metazoa - 736; Fungi - 347; Plants - 385; Viruses - 0; Other Eukaryotes - 339 (source: NCBI BLink).) — MADEVVVISKSIVRPESYNEESDRVKIHLTPWDLFFLRSEYPQRGLLFPQPDPETHIISQLKSSLSVALKIFYPFAGRLVKVENEDAGTASFYVDCDGSGVKFIHASAKSVSVSDVLEPVDSNVPEFLNRFFPANGVRSCEGISESLIAFQVTELKDGVFIGFGYNHIVADGSSFWSFFNTWSEICFNGFDADHRRKFPPLLLRGWFLDGIEYPIRIPLPETETPNRVVVTSSLLQEKIFRVTSRNISELKAKANGEVDSDDRKISSLQAVSAYMWRSIIRNSGLNPEEVIHCKLLVDMRGRLNPPLEKECFGNVVGFATVTTTVAEMLHNGLGWAALQINKTVGSQTNEEFREFAENWVKKPSILNAKAFSNSITIASSPRFNVYGNDFGWGKPIAVRAGPGNTTDGKLIAYPGIEEGNIEFQTCLSSSVLEKLSTDEEFLKHVCVV, encoded by the coding sequence atggcaGATGAAGTAGTAGTGATCTCTAAGAGCATTGTTCGACCAGAGAGCTACAACGAGGAATCGGATCGGGTTAAGATCCATCTCACTCCATGggatctcttctttcttcgatCCGAATACCCACAAAGAGGTCTTCTCTTTCCTCAACCCGACCCGGAAACCCATATAATCTCTCAGTTGAAATCATCTCTCTCTGTCGCTTTGAAGATCTTCTACCCATTCGCTGGTCGTCTTGTCAAGGTCGAGAACGAAGATGCTGGAACGGCGTCGTTTTACGTCGATTGTGATGGCTCAGGTGTCAAATTCATCCACGCTTCAGCTAAATCCGTTTCGGTTAGTGATGTTTTAGAACCTGTTGATAGTAATGTCCCTGAGTTCTTGAATCGTTTTTTCCCGGCGAATGGTGTTAGGAGCTGTGAAGGAATCTCGGAGTCGTTAATTGCGTTTCAAGTAACGGAATTGAAAGATGGGGTTTTTATAGGGTTTGGTTATAATCATATTGTTGCAGATGGATCTTCGTTTTGGAGTTTCTTCAATACTTGGTCGGAGATTTGCTTTAACGGGTTTGATGCCGATCATCGGAGAAAGTTTCCTCCTTTGCTTCTCCGTGGATGGTTTCTCGACGGTATTGAGTATCCGATTCGAATTCCGTTACCGGAGACGGAGACACCGAACCGGGTTGTTGTTACTTCATCGTTATTACAAGAGAAGATTTTTCGAGTCACGAGTAGAAACATCTCTGAGCTTAAAGCGAAAGCTAACGGCGAGGTTGACTCCGATGATCGGAAAATATCGTCGCTTCAAGCGGTTTCAGCGTATATGTGGCGATCGATAATCAGAAACAGTGGTCTGAATCCGGAAGAAGTGATTCATTGCAAGTTACTGGTGGATATGAGAGGAAGACTAAACCCTCCGCTTGAGAAAGAGTGTTTCGGTAACGTGGTCGGATTCGCGACGGTGACGACTACTGTGGCGGAGATGCTTCACAATGGGCTTGGTTGGGCTGCATtgcaaataaacaaaactgttGGGTCACAAACGAATGAAGAGTTTAGAGAGTTTGCTGAGAATTGGGTGAAGAAACCGAGTATATTGAATGCTAAGGCTTTTAGTAATTCTATAACAATTGCTAGCTCTCCTCGGTTCAATGTGTATGGAAACGATTTCGGTTGGGGTAAACCAATAGCGGTTCGAGCTGGACCGGGAAATACCACCGATGGTAAACTCATTGCTTATCCGGGGATCGAAGAAGGAAACATCGAGTTTCAAACGTGTTTATCGTCTAGTGTTTTGGAAAAATTATCGACTGATGAAGAGTTTTTGAAGCATGTATGTGTTGTATAA
- the EPS1 gene encoding HXXXD-type acyl-transferase family protein (ENHANCED PSEUDOMONAS SUSCEPTIBILTY 1 (EPS1); FUNCTIONS IN: transferase activity, transferring acyl groups other than amino-acyl groups, transferase activity; INVOLVED IN: salicylic acid biosynthetic process; LOCATED IN: cellular_component unknown; EXPRESSED IN: 22 plant structures; EXPRESSED DURING: 13 growth stages; CONTAINS InterPro DOMAIN/s: Transferase (InterPro:IPR003480); BEST Arabidopsis thaliana protein match is: HXXXD-type acyl-transferase family protein (TAIR:AT5G67150.1); Has 1807 Blast hits to 1807 proteins in 277 species: Archae - 0; Bacteria - 0; Metazoa - 736; Fungi - 347; Plants - 385; Viruses - 0; Other Eukaryotes - 339 (source: NCBI BLink).), with amino-acid sequence MEEELVVISKSIVNPRSLKKPTSVKKIQLTPWDLSRLRFGYLQRGLLFHKIEVKQLQASLSVALDRFYPLAGRLVKLKNDDDTVSFFISCDGSGVEFVHAVAKNIELSDVLELSGSVPGFFASFFPATGIKNYHGVSRSLLMVQVTEMKDGVFIGFGYNSTVADATSIWKFINAWSEICSKDSSGSQTFQRRLHLKGWFFDEIDYPIHIPDPETKPTSYVTTPTNLQEKMFHVTKENVLKLDAKANDEADQKISSIQAVLAYIWRSMVKHSGMSREEETHCRLPINMRQRLNPPLEEECFGNVSQTGIATVTVGELLDHGLGWAAMQINNMELSQTDEKAKAFAENWVKNIKIPVSVGSKDLVVTNSHRFDVYCNDFGWGKPIAARAGPPYLNGRLVVFKGIGEASLDFQACLLPQVVEKLVKDAEFNEYVSIV; translated from the coding sequence ATGGAAGAAGAATTGGTGGTAATCTCGAAGAGCATAGTTAATCCCAGAAGCCTTAAGAAACCGACTTCTGTGAAGAAGATTCAGCTGACTCCATGGGATCTCTCTCGCCTTCGTTTTGGTTATCTTCAAAGAGGTCTTCTCTTTCACAAAATTGAAGTCAAACAATTACAAGCTTCACTCTCTGTTGCACTTGATCGTTTCTATCCTTTAGCTGGTCGTCTTGTGAAGCTAAAGAACGACGACGATACTGTCTCGTTTTTCATCAGCTGCGATGGTTCAGGTGTGGAGTTTGTTCACGCAGTGGCTAAAAACATCGAGCTCAGTGATGTCCTTGAGTTATCCGGTTCTGTCCCCGGGTTTTTCGCTTCCTTTTTCCCTGCAACGGGGATCAAGAACTACCACGGTGTCTCAAGATCTCTACTTATGGTTCAAGTGACAGAGATGAAGGACGGGGTTTTCATCGGTTTTGGTTACAACTCTACCGTGGCTGATGCCACTTCAATCTGGAAGTTCATCAATGCATGGTCAGAGATTTGCTCGAAAGATTCTTCAGGATCCCAAACTTTCCAACGTCGTCTTCACCTTAAAGGTTGGTTCTTTGACGAGATTGATTATCCAATCCATATTCCAGACcctgaaacaaaaccaactaGTTATGTAACAACACCAACCAATCTACAAGAGAAGATGTTTCATGTTACAAAAGAGAATGTTTTGAAACTTGACGCTAAAGCCAACGACGAGGCTGATCAAAAGATCTCTTCTATTCAAGCGGTGTTAGCATATATATGGCGTTCAATGGTTAAACACAGTGGCATGAGCCGAGAGGAAGAGACTCATTGCAGGTTACCTATAAACATGAGGCAACGGCTAAATCCGCCACTAGAAGAAGAGTGTTTTGGGAATGTAAGCCAAACCGGGATAGCTACGGTCACGGTTGGAGAGCTGCTGGACCATGGACTAGGCTGGGCTGCAATGCAAATCAACAACATGGAGCTGTCACAAACTGATGAAAAAGCCAAAGCATTTGCAGAGAATTGGGTGAAAAATATCAAGATTCCGGTTTCTGTTGGTAGCAAAGATTTAGTTGTCACAAACTCTCACCGGTTCGATGTGTACTGTAATGATTTCGGTTGGGGTAAACCGATAGCTGCAAGAGCTGGACCACCGTATCTCAATGGAAGACTCGTTGTTTTCAAAGGAATTGGAGAAGCAAGTCTTGATTTTCAGGCTTGTTTACTGCCTCAGGTAGTGGAAAAATTAGTCAAAGATGCTGAATTTAACGAATATGTAAGCATTGTATGA